AAAGTCCGCGTTACGGTGCCCGAACTCTGCGATCTCCGTCGGGCAGACGAAGGTGAAGTCCATCGGCCAGTAGAAGAGCACGAGCCATTTCCCCGGATAGCTCTCGTTGGTGATGTCGGCGAATTCCTTGCCGGGATCGCGGCTCACCGTGGCCTTCATGGCGAAACTCGGGAGTTTGTCTCGAACAGTAAGCATGTCTTTGTCTCCTTCCTGTGTAGGTGCGGTGGTCTGCCTCAGTCTCTTCCTGCCGCCCACCGCGAAGGTGCGGCCGAAGGTGGAGGTTCAGGTCAGAATCGCTAGTCGCCCAGGGTGGCGCGCAGGAACCAGGCGTGCTTCTCGAATTCGGTGACGATCGCCGTCAGCAAATCGACCGTATCCGTATCGCCGGCCTTTTCGGCGTGGGTGCGGGTGCCGCGGACACCAGCGAGGAACCCCTCGATGCGCTCCGCGAGCAACCGCACGTGCTCGAGGTCGCGCGTGGTCGTCTCGTCATAATCCGGCAGGCTCGAACGCGCAGCCACCGACCGCGCCGTGCCGCGGGCAAGACCGCCGAGCGTGACCGCGCGCTCGGCCATGGCGTCGGTGTGTGCCGCCAGGCTCACCGCGAACGTCTCGAACAGCGGGTGCAGCGC
The Candidatus Binatia bacterium genome window above contains:
- the dps gene encoding DNA starvation/stationary phase protection protein Dps, which codes for MYKTPSPLPESARTALVGELNQRLADGLDLHSQIKVAHWNVRGPQFAALHPLFETFAVSLAAHTDAMAERAVTLGGLARGTARSVAARSSLPDYDETTTRDLEHVRLLAERIEGFLAGVRGTRTHAEKAGDTDTVDLLTAIVTEFEKHAWFLRATLGD